In the Streptomyces fradiae ATCC 10745 = DSM 40063 genome, one interval contains:
- a CDS encoding GntR family transcriptional regulator: MATQGSGRRPKYQRIADDLREAIQAGEYGPGDRLPGENDLMATYEVARMTARQALGVLQNEGLAESRKGAGVFVRDFKPLRRRGIQRLSRDQWGEGRSIWSADIEDRTLVVDQVQVSEATAPERISRVLGIEADASACVRSRRFVLDDKPVLLATSYLPADLVAGSAITQQDTGPGGIYARLAELGYKPVHFREEIRSRMPSQEEVNRLQLSMGTPVIMICRTAFADEGRPVEVNEMVLDSAAYVLEYDFDA, from the coding sequence ATGGCCACCCAGGGCAGCGGACGCCGGCCGAAGTACCAGCGCATCGCGGACGATCTGAGGGAAGCGATTCAGGCCGGCGAGTACGGCCCAGGTGATCGGCTACCGGGAGAGAACGACCTGATGGCCACCTACGAGGTGGCTCGCATGACCGCGCGGCAAGCGCTCGGTGTGCTCCAGAACGAGGGTCTTGCCGAGTCCCGTAAGGGCGCGGGCGTCTTCGTGCGCGACTTCAAGCCGCTCAGGCGGCGAGGCATCCAGCGACTGTCCCGCGACCAGTGGGGAGAGGGGCGTTCCATCTGGTCCGCAGACATCGAGGACCGAACCTTGGTGGTCGACCAGGTGCAGGTGTCCGAGGCAACGGCACCCGAACGGATCAGCCGAGTGCTAGGCATCGAGGCCGATGCGTCCGCCTGTGTGCGCAGCCGTCGCTTCGTGCTGGACGACAAGCCCGTGCTGCTGGCCACGTCGTACCTGCCCGCGGATCTGGTAGCGGGTTCGGCGATCACCCAGCAGGACACCGGCCCCGGCGGCATCTACGCCCGTCTGGCCGAGCTGGGCTACAAGCCCGTGCACTTCCGCGAGGAGATCCGGAGCCGGATGCCATCGCAAGAGGAAGTGAATCGTCTCCAACTCTCGATGGGCACCCCGGTGATCATGATCTGTCGCACGGCGTTCGCGGACGAGGGGCGCCCTGTCGAAGTGAACGAGATGGTCCTTGACTCCGCCGCATACGTGCTGGAGTACGACTTCGACGCCTGA
- a CDS encoding SCO3933 family regulatory protein, whose protein sequence is MPSFKIDLSTAVVFVATAPTPKLVSKQTGERAVDRETGAGLSTVGLLISDEGEGNLYQVTVPETGLPEGLAPGMPVSVIGLKARDWENTFNGQTRHGISFRAVAVTPAGA, encoded by the coding sequence ATGCCGTCGTTCAAGATCGACCTTTCGACCGCGGTGGTGTTCGTGGCGACCGCGCCGACGCCGAAGCTGGTGAGCAAGCAGACCGGTGAGCGGGCGGTGGACCGGGAGACCGGTGCGGGCCTGTCCACGGTGGGTCTGCTGATCTCGGATGAGGGGGAGGGGAACCTGTACCAGGTGACCGTCCCGGAGACCGGTCTCCCGGAGGGGCTGGCGCCGGGTATGCCGGTGTCGGTGATCGGGCTGAAGGCGCGGGACTGGGAGAACACGTTCAACGGGCAGACGCGTCACGGGATCTCGTTCCGCGCGGTCGCCGTCACGCCGGCGGGTGCCTGA
- a CDS encoding nuclease-related domain-containing protein, producing MRRKIRELQPNPLLRLLDRWSADPRLRSWKVGLVGERLTGKRLDRLRGHGWFTLHAVQWATGTDVDHLAIGPAGVFTVNSKRHPGKTVWYGDTAITINGSRTRHIAASQSEARRVSRVLSHACGFSVPVRPVISVVHAAKLTVKGANPPVLVLAVEHIDRVLSGLSPVLSPDQVAHIYGVARQARTWAG from the coding sequence GTGCGCCGCAAGATTCGGGAGCTGCAACCGAACCCGCTGCTCAGGCTGCTGGATCGATGGTCGGCGGACCCACGGCTTCGCAGTTGGAAGGTCGGACTCGTAGGTGAGCGGCTTACCGGCAAGCGCTTGGACAGGCTCCGAGGCCACGGCTGGTTCACCCTTCACGCCGTCCAGTGGGCGACCGGCACGGACGTCGATCACCTCGCCATCGGCCCCGCCGGCGTCTTCACCGTCAACTCCAAACGGCACCCCGGAAAGACCGTCTGGTACGGGGACACCGCCATCACCATCAACGGCAGCCGGACCCGCCACATCGCCGCCAGTCAGTCCGAAGCGCGCCGAGTGTCCCGTGTCCTGTCCCATGCCTGCGGGTTCAGCGTTCCCGTCCGGCCCGTGATATCCGTGGTGCACGCGGCGAAGCTCACGGTCAAGGGTGCGAACCCGCCGGTGCTCGTCCTGGCGGTCGAGCACATCGACCGGGTGCTGTCGGGGCTGTCGCCGGTGCTTTCGCCTGATCAGGTCGCCCACATCTACGGCGTTGCCCGGCAGGCCCGCACCTGGGCTGGATGA
- a CDS encoding alpha/beta hydrolase family protein → MSTGPRSTASTRRRRVARAVLATVAALTAAAAGLFGLVVWQHTYDLREEAVTIRHGGRTLHGVLALPEQGEGPFPLVVLVHGDGPVDATHDGFYRPMWESFARAGYASLSWNKPGVDGAPGDWLDQTMADRAREAADAIAWARRRPDVDGRRIGLWGASQAGWVLPEIAAEDGRIRFAIAVSPAVNWLRQGRYNLLAELRRDGASDAEVAAALRRRETGLRLLARGAAYEEYVRAVGDPQGMTAARWRFVSKNHTADAGADLPALRGIPVLLVLAGHDVNVDTAETEAAYRRLLPAPPLRVAHYPDAAHGLVKHAVEASAPRLTLTALCAPRALFADGFLADQRHFLSSLDAAQGR, encoded by the coding sequence ATGTCGACAGGACCTCGAAGCACGGCATCGACGCGCCGTCGCCGGGTGGCGCGGGCCGTACTCGCGACCGTGGCGGCGCTGACGGCCGCGGCGGCCGGACTGTTCGGCCTGGTGGTCTGGCAGCACACCTACGACCTGCGGGAAGAGGCGGTGACCATACGGCACGGCGGCCGGACCCTGCACGGTGTGCTGGCCCTGCCGGAACAGGGGGAGGGCCCCTTCCCCCTGGTGGTCCTCGTCCACGGGGACGGGCCCGTGGACGCCACGCACGACGGCTTCTACCGGCCGATGTGGGAGTCCTTCGCACGGGCCGGGTACGCCTCGCTGTCCTGGAACAAGCCGGGCGTGGACGGCGCGCCGGGCGACTGGCTCGACCAGACGATGGCGGACCGGGCGCGGGAGGCCGCCGACGCGATCGCCTGGGCCCGGCGGCGCCCGGACGTCGACGGCCGCCGGATCGGCCTGTGGGGCGCCAGCCAGGCCGGGTGGGTGCTGCCCGAGATCGCCGCCGAGGACGGCCGGATCCGCTTCGCCATCGCGGTCTCACCGGCCGTCAACTGGCTCCGGCAGGGCCGCTACAACCTCCTCGCCGAACTGCGGCGGGACGGCGCCTCCGACGCCGAGGTCGCCGCGGCCCTGCGCCGCCGCGAGACCGGGCTGCGACTGCTCGCGCGGGGCGCCGCGTACGAGGAGTACGTACGGGCCGTCGGGGACCCGCAGGGCATGACGGCCGCCCGCTGGCGGTTCGTCTCGAAGAACCACACCGCCGACGCCGGCGCCGACCTGCCGGCCCTGCGGGGCATCCCGGTCCTGCTGGTACTCGCCGGCCACGACGTGAACGTGGACACCGCCGAGACCGAGGCCGCCTACCGCAGGCTGCTCCCCGCGCCGCCGCTGCGCGTCGCCCACTACCCCGACGCCGCCCACGGCCTGGTCAAGCACGCGGTGGAAGCCTCCGCACCGCGCCTGACCCTGACCGCCCTGTGCGCGCCGCGGGCCCTCTTCGCCGACGGCTTCCTGGCCGACCAGAGGCACTTCCTGTCCTCCCTGGACGCCGCGCAGGGCCGATGA
- a CDS encoding DUF998 domain-containing protein, whose amino-acid sequence MTQTLDVPRHVVPARPAPGLVARWAVVGGVVAGPLFLVAGIAQGLTRDGFDFTRHAISQLALGEAGWIQTASFLLAGVLLVAGAAGLRRALRGGPGAAWGPALIGVFGISFWAAAFFPADAGAGFPAGSPDATVMSGHGGVHMAAGMVGYLALCAAFLVLARPLAARGLRGWAVASRVAPVLVLAGFAASAASVLAFTAGAGLGLLWLSAVTARLAGTPAGRWPAELRAAPPRAELSRTPDRAPSWRRRHPAGH is encoded by the coding sequence ATGACCCAGACGCTCGATGTCCCCCGGCACGTCGTCCCCGCCAGGCCCGCACCCGGCCTCGTGGCCCGGTGGGCGGTGGTGGGCGGTGTGGTGGCGGGGCCGTTGTTCCTGGTGGCCGGAATCGCCCAGGGCCTCACGCGCGACGGCTTCGACTTCACCCGTCACGCGATCAGCCAGCTCGCCCTCGGCGAGGCGGGCTGGATCCAGACCGCGAGCTTCCTGCTCGCCGGCGTGCTGCTGGTGGCCGGTGCCGCCGGACTGCGACGGGCGCTGCGGGGCGGCCCCGGTGCTGCCTGGGGGCCCGCCCTGATCGGTGTCTTCGGCATCTCCTTCTGGGCCGCGGCCTTCTTCCCGGCCGACGCCGGTGCGGGCTTTCCCGCCGGTTCGCCCGACGCAACCGTGATGAGCGGGCACGGCGGTGTCCACATGGCCGCCGGCATGGTCGGCTACCTCGCCCTGTGCGCCGCGTTCCTCGTCCTGGCCCGTCCGCTCGCGGCCCGGGGCCTGCGCGGCTGGGCCGTCGCGTCCCGCGTCGCACCCGTACTCGTCCTCGCCGGCTTCGCGGCCTCGGCCGCCTCCGTCCTGGCGTTCACCGCGGGTGCCGGCCTCGGGTTGCTGTGGCTGAGCGCGGTGACGGCCCGCCTGGCCGGCACGCCGGCCGGCCGGTGGCCCGCCGAGCTCCGAGCCGCCCCGCCCCGGGCGGAGTTGTCACGCACGCCCGACAGGGCACCGTCCTGGCGCCGGAGGCACCCGGCCGGGCACTGA
- a CDS encoding GNAT family N-acetyltransferase, with protein sequence MGDEVRGGAVDAATVIRRGVPRGAEQRVAGLYWEAFGRKLGAALGPAERGRAFLARHLHHDRAVVALTPGEEHVVGVAGHRLGGRGLTGGGVRDVLCAYGMLRGLPRLAVLALLERTPEPGELVMDGIAVDPAHRGGGIGGRLLAETAAVAADHGCSRIRLDVIDVNPRARALYERHGFTAVHTERTPYLRGLMGFGAVTTMLRTVPDRPGGGAPGDPLEQQR encoded by the coding sequence GTGGGAGACGAAGTGCGAGGAGGAGCCGTGGACGCGGCGACCGTGATCAGGCGGGGCGTGCCCCGAGGCGCCGAGCAGCGGGTGGCCGGGCTGTACTGGGAGGCCTTCGGCCGCAAGCTCGGCGCGGCCCTGGGCCCCGCCGAGCGCGGCCGCGCCTTCCTCGCCCGCCACCTCCACCACGACCGCGCGGTCGTCGCGCTCACCCCCGGCGAGGAGCACGTCGTGGGCGTGGCCGGCCACCGGCTGGGCGGGCGCGGCCTGACCGGTGGCGGCGTACGCGACGTGCTGTGCGCCTACGGGATGCTCCGCGGCCTGCCGCGGCTCGCCGTGCTGGCTCTGCTCGAACGGACCCCGGAGCCCGGGGAGCTCGTCATGGACGGCATCGCCGTCGACCCCGCCCACCGCGGCGGCGGCATCGGCGGCCGGCTACTGGCCGAGACCGCCGCCGTCGCCGCCGACCACGGCTGCTCGCGGATCCGCCTGGACGTCATCGACGTGAACCCGCGCGCCCGCGCCCTGTACGAGCGCCACGGCTTCACCGCCGTCCACACCGAGCGGACCCCCTACCTCAGGGGCCTCATGGGCTTCGGCGCCGTCACCACGATGCTTCGCACCGTCCCGGACCGTCCCGGCGGCGGCGCGCCCGGCGACCCCCTGGAGCAGCAGCGATGA